AGGCGATCAAAGCCGGCGCACAAAATATTACCCTCCTTGGCCAAAACGTCAACGCTTATAAATATGGCCTAGCTACTTTATTAAATAATATTAATCCACTAATCCACTCCCGTCTTCCGTCTCCCGTGTTCCGTTTCCTCACCTCCCATCCCCGCGACATGAGCGACGAGATTATCGAAGCGGTCGCCACCCTTCCTTATGTCGATAAAGAGGTCATCATGCCGTTGCAGTCGGGTGATGACCGGGTGCTTAAGGCGATGAACCGGGGGTATGACCTCGACTATTACCGCGGCCGGGTTTCTAGACTCCGCTCGCTGGTCCCCGGGATCAGGATTATTTCCGACCTTATTGTCGGCTTTCCCGGCGAAACCGAAGCGGAGTTTGAGCGGACCCTCCGGGCGGTCGAGGAATTCAAGTTTACAGTGGTCAATATGTTCGCCTACTCCGGTCGGCCGGAAACAGCCGCCTCCCGTCTTCCCGGACAACTGCCAGAAGAGGTGATCAAAGCGCGCCTGCAACGTTTAATCGCAACGGTCAGGGGAGTGATTAAAAAACTATCAAAGCCCAATTTAACCGCGTAATTCTTGCCCGCCGGAGGAGGGTATTGCGCGGTTAATTATGTTGAACTATTTTCTCCATTAAAGTACAATAAACAAACCCATGTTCAATAAATCATTCAACCTTTGTTTAACCGCGCTATTTCTTTTCCTGAGCTTGGCCGCCGCAGGGCAAGCCGCGCCGCTTAGTCCATCTTCCCCAACTCCGGAGGCGGCAAAAAAGATCGTCTTCAAGGACCTGAAGCCCAAAGACCGGGGTTACGATTACGTCATGAAAATGGTCAATGACTTTAAGATCATCGCCGGTTATCCGGACGGGACTTTTAAAGCCAAAAAAACCGTCACCAGGGGGGAGTTTGTCAAGATCGTGAGCGGGGCGATCGATTATCTTGAAAAGAAATATCAGGTCTCCCTGGCCGCAAACAGCCAGGTGGAATCGATCAGTTTTAAGGACCTCAAGAATACCCATTGGGCCTATCCTTACGCGGCTAAGACGATCACCAAGTACCAGCTTTTTTCCGGCTATCCGGACGGGACGTTTAAGCCGGGTAAAACAATCAACCGTTTTGAAATGGCGCTGGTCCTGGGGAAAACTATCCGGATGATCTATGGCCGCTGTGAACTCCCGCTCCCGCTCTCTTCAAGCGAAGCGTCGCTCAAAGATGTCAAAAAAAACCATTGGGCGATGAAAGATATCCAGCTTCTCCTGCAAAATAAAATTATGTACGTTAACCTGGCTAACAAACTCGCCTATTTCAAGGGGAACATCGGCGTCTCCCGGCTTGACCTGGCGATCTCCGGGGCCAAAACCATTACCCTGGCCGATTCCGCCATGGCCAACATCTCCCCCGAGGTTTTGGCCCGGCTCCGTAACGAGACGAGAGCCTCCGCTATCTCCCCTGACAAAGAGCTGGTCGCCAGGTCGGTTGCCATGCCGGCCAGGCCGCAAGCGTTCTTGTCCGGTGGGTGGGGTGGGGTCTATGAAAAGGGTTCGGGAACCAATAACTGGCGGGGCGGGTTTATTTCCGGCACCTGGGCCAGTACATATAATGTGGCCAATCTATCCGGTAATTATGAGCTGACCGGCAAGTATGGGTACAATCAGATCGTTTATATCGTTCCGGGGAGCGGGTCCACTGTTTCCGCGGTCATTAATAATGAGAACCGCTATGAGCTGGAGCTCAACACCACTTATCCAATCATCGACCTCTTTGGGGTCAAAGGGAAGCTGCTGTTGGGAGGCAAATACTTTAATCTGGCCAATCAGTCAGCCCCCTGCAGTTTTGCCGGCTTCAACGCCGGAGTAGTGACCAGCGCCCGCGTTTGGGAGAGGGAACTTTTGATCAGGGCTTTTTATTCTCTCCCGCTCGTCAGGGTGCAGGTTACTCCATCGGTCCTGGGACAGCCGGTTCAACTGTTCGATTATGAAGCGTCGATCAATGCCAATCTGTTTGGCTGGCCGATGCTTCTTGGCTTAACTGGAGAAACAATGATCCTTTCCGGAGGTGATAATCGGTACTATAACATGATCTTTGCCCGATACTTTATTATGTAGGCGTTCCAAGTAACCTGCGAATAAACTTCGCGGTTCCTTGGAATTAAATAAATAGGAGGAAAACGCGATGATAAAAAAGATATTCAGTTTGTTCTTATTGCTGTTAATGGGGGTCGTTATTTCAAGCTGCGGCCAGACCAACCCGACGATCACCACCACCGAGTCGACCCCGCAAAACCTGGTGATCAAAGGGACGGTTTATGAGAAAGAATGGATCTACGACAGCGGGTATTATTCCTCGGTCCGCAAAGGGCCGGTTGCCGGTGTGACCGTGGTCCTGTCCGGGTCATACGAGACCCAAACCTCCGTGACCGGGGCTAACGGCGAGTATGTTTTTGAAAAGGTCAAACCCGGTTACTATTATATAATCTCGACTAAAGACGGGTATCAGCCGGCAAGAGATGAGGTCGGGACCTTTACTTTCGGTTTTGCCGTTGGGGTGCTTGATAATTCATTCTATACCCAGGATATCGAGCTCTCCCCTTATCCGGTGATCAAATCATTGACCCCGTCCAAAGATTCGACGATTGAGACGTCGGCCTCGTTCACTCTGGTTTTCAACAAAGCGATGGATACTTCAAC
The window above is part of the Candidatus Margulisiibacteriota bacterium genome. Proteins encoded here:
- a CDS encoding MiaB/RimO family radical SAM methylthiotransferase yields the protein MRRYYIKTYGCQMNVADSAKLADVLREYGYREVGSEEEADLILVNTCVVRQGAEDRAAWHVTSLKGVKKSGVLIGLCGCMVTEPGRDVKKDFPHVDFFIPPHNTEKLRRILATHSPKRPSPAKAGEGGPSPQAMVSEVFITIMTGCNNYCSYCVVPYVRGPETSRAMDEVLAEVEQAIKAGAQNITLLGQNVNAYKYGLATLLNNINPLIHSRLPSPVFRFLTSHPRDMSDEIIEAVATLPYVDKEVIMPLQSGDDRVLKAMNRGYDLDYYRGRVSRLRSLVPGIRIISDLIVGFPGETEAEFERTLRAVEEFKFTVVNMFAYSGRPETAASRLPGQLPEEVIKARLQRLIATVRGVIKKLSKPNLTA
- a CDS encoding S-layer homology domain-containing protein, encoding MFNKSFNLCLTALFLFLSLAAAGQAAPLSPSSPTPEAAKKIVFKDLKPKDRGYDYVMKMVNDFKIIAGYPDGTFKAKKTVTRGEFVKIVSGAIDYLEKKYQVSLAANSQVESISFKDLKNTHWAYPYAAKTITKYQLFSGYPDGTFKPGKTINRFEMALVLGKTIRMIYGRCELPLPLSSSEASLKDVKKNHWAMKDIQLLLQNKIMYVNLANKLAYFKGNIGVSRLDLAISGAKTITLADSAMANISPEVLARLRNETRASAISPDKELVARSVAMPARPQAFLSGGWGGVYEKGSGTNNWRGGFISGTWASTYNVANLSGNYELTGKYGYNQIVYIVPGSGSTVSAVINNENRYELELNTTYPIIDLFGVKGKLLLGGKYFNLANQSAPCSFAGFNAGVVTSARVWERELLIRAFYSLPLVRVQVTPSVLGQPVQLFDYEASINANLFGWPMLLGLTGETMILSGGDNRYYNMIFARYFIM